Genomic segment of Arachis hypogaea cultivar Tifrunner chromosome 11, arahy.Tifrunner.gnm2.J5K5, whole genome shotgun sequence:
GTGCATCCTCTGCTCTTGCATTGACAAATCTCCATTGCAGGTATCTGTTGTACATAAGTCGTAACTGGTGAGCATCTTCTATGAAGGCTGcactctttttcccttttttaaaaTCAGCAATAAAGCTCATAACTGAAGTTGAATTGTCAGATGGACTGGTAGGACTGGTTGGCCTAATTTGAGATGGACTAAGCCCTCTAGAAAAAGGAGTTACAGGAGTTGATGGCCTCGACCGAGATGGACTGAGACCTCTTGAACCAGGAGAGGATATCACCGATGTCTTACTGGGTGAGGCAGGACGCGACAAGGACAGAGATCTGACTCCAGCAGTTGACAATCCTGTTTTATCTGATGGAGTTGTAGAAACGGGTCTAAGTGATCTTAATAACTGGAGGCGGTCATCAGTTGATTTCATCTGGCTTCCTGTCCTTCCGCTTTCACCAAGCAATGACAGCCTTCCAGCATCATTAGAACCTTTTTGCACGGGCTTACTTGTTTCACCTGGTAGAGACAATCTTCTCAGTGAAGGCATGCCAGTTCCCGAGGCCGAAACTTCACTCGATAAAGACAATCTTCTCAGCGATGATACACCAGTTTCTGAAATTGGAGTGCTCAACTTTCTTATCGTGGTATCAGCATGATCTATATTTCGGTTCAATGAACTAGGCAATACCTTCCCACCTACTCTACTTGGCCATCGATGCTGATCTATCAATCGAGAGTGCAGACCATCAACTGGTTTTGAATTCTCTGATTGATCAGTGGTATTCTTCCCTTTAAGAGGGCTCCTAATTCTCTCAGGAGTAGCCTTTCGAGGAGTTTCAGCCTTCTTGTGAGCCACATTGGAAGCAGGCCTCAATGTACGATCAGAAGGGCTAGTAACcggcttctctttttctttcttgctgaCAGGTATCGAAATGGTATCGGACTGGAAAGAAACACTCAAGCTTCGCATTGTAGAAGGCCATAGGGTCTCTGGAAAACGGCTACCAGCTGCCTGTCTGGATGATAAATGCACATCTGCAGATGAGTCGCTGACCGGTGTGGAAGGACTGCGTGGGGAAGAGGGAGTAGCCGGCCTCTTCCTCTCTGCTGAGAGAGGCCTCTTTGGTAACGATTTGGGTGATGCAGGAGTAGTTCTTGAGAGGGTTGGAGATGGGCATCTCCGAGGAGTAGAAGTTGGGGATGCTGGAGAAGGTGATTTATACCTTGAACTAACTTCCCTTGTTGCTGGAAGCCTGGTAGCGAGTCCATTGAACTTTTCAGCTAGAACCAAGGGTTGTCTTCGAGTCTCCACAGCTCGGAGTTTCCGTAATGCTTGATCTGATTCATGTACATCCATCCACTCTATCACAGTTAGACCACATTGATCTTAGTGTTCATGAAACTCGGCTAGATATAGCAGCTTTGGCAATCAATGGAATAAATGAACAGCACAGATTATCCAGAAAGAAGATCCTTTCCTCTGCAATAAATCTGCAACAAATGCAAAGAAAGTTAAGATACCCCAGattggaaaagaaaaaggaaaccaGAGAATAAACCCATAAACAAAAAAAGTGTACATCTTTACAGAGACTCTGATCTGTTAGAGAACAAATTTGAGAATCGTGTGTGGTAAACGCAAGTGGGTATGTTTTTGTCATAAAAAATATCCTGAATCCAACAAGATCAGGACACGGCAAGAAGAATATGGAGAGGGAAAACAACATTAGTTGTGATGGATGAGAGAAACTAGCGGAAACTGTCTCAACGTGCATTTAACGTTTTATCACCAAACTTTGGTTACAGTTTAACTGGAGAACATAGCAAGAATTGCAGGGATGGGAGGGGGGTCCCCTTGGAAATTGGGGATACTGGGAAATGAAATGGAATTATGGAGGGGGTGTAGGATAAGAAAGAGGTAAGTGCGTAGGGTAAGaggcttttattttttttccccttttgtcTTTCTCACGGGAGTGCCATGGTCGGGTGGGTTGGCAATGGGTTCTCTCCACATAAACCCACTCTGTCCCTATTTCCTCATCTCTCTCAACTCCTTTTCATGaaagggaattctatgaaagtgATGCCATAACTTGCAGGGCCAATAATAAGTGCCTATTTCTATTCCTATCTATCTTTCAAACTCAAACACAGTAACATTCTTCCCTTTCTTCCCAATTTGACTCGAACACTAATTAGTGGTAGTTAGTAGTTACCATATATATATGACAACTTACTGTTTCATGAGTTTTTTGTGCCTAAATTTGCAGAGAGAATTCTCAACTAGAGAATGTAAATTGGTGT
This window contains:
- the LOC112723456 gene encoding AUGMIN subunit 8; this encodes MDVHESDQALRKLRAVETRRQPLVLAEKFNGLATRLPATREVSSRYKSPSPASPTSTPRRCPSPTLSRTTPASPKSLPKRPLSAERKRPATPSSPRSPSTPVSDSSADVHLSSRQAAGSRFPETLWPSTMRSLSVSFQSDTISIPVSKKEKEKPVTSPSDRTLRPASNVAHKKAETPRKATPERIRSPLKGKNTTDQSENSKPVDGLHSRLIDQHRWPSRVGGKVLPSSLNRNIDHADTTIRKLSTPISETGVSSLRRLSLSSEVSASGTGMPSLRRLSLPGETSKPVQKGSNDAGRLSLLGESGRTGSQMKSTDDRLQLLRSLRPVSTTPSDKTGLSTAGVRSLSLSRPASPSKTSVISSPGSRGLSPSRSRPSTPVTPFSRGLSPSQIRPTSPTSPSDNSTSVMSFIADFKKGKKSAAFIEDAHQLRLMYNRYLQWRFVNARAEDARYIQNLTVERTLYDVWSTTLSMWESIIRKRINLQQLRLELKLNSILNDQMTYLDDWAAVENDHVDAVSGAIEDFEASTLRLPVTGGAKADIEHLKVAICSAVDVMQAMGSAICPSLSRVEAMNNLISEVAIVSAQEKALLDECEALLTFAAAMQVEENSLRTHLMQIKQVLEVNK